In the genome of Streptomyces collinus, one region contains:
- a CDS encoding sugar porter family MFS transporter, with amino-acid sequence MDVRDDATPAPTPASATGATDGTPPGVSRRLRIITVIATFGGLLFGYDTGVINGALPYMTEDLGLTPVTEGMVTSSLLLGAALGAVTGGRLSDARGRRRAILLLAVLFFVGALGCTLAPTTAVMIVARFVLGLAVGGASVTVPVYLAEVSPAERRGALVTRNELMIVSGQLLAFTSNAIIARVGGESGGVWRWMLVIATLPAVVLWFGMLVMPESPRWLASQSRFGEALDVLRQVRSRARAEAELKEVSALAVKDEQAKLGGWQDIRSTPWVRKLMFVGFGIAIVQQITGVNTIMYYGTQILTDAGFAADSALTANIANGVISVLATFVGIWLLGRVPRRPMLMTGQAGTTAALLLIGVFSLVLPSGDPRAFAVLAMTVTFLAFQQGAISPVTWLMLSEIFPMRMRGFGMGAAAVVLWLTNFVIGLVFPSLVSGIGISNTFFLFVVAGVLSLTFVKRHVPETKGRTLETLEAELRARFS; translated from the coding sequence ATGGACGTCAGGGACGACGCGACACCGGCCCCAACCCCCGCCTCCGCCACCGGCGCCACGGACGGGACGCCGCCGGGGGTCTCCCGGCGGCTGCGGATCATCACGGTCATCGCCACCTTCGGCGGTCTGCTCTTCGGTTACGACACGGGCGTCATCAACGGTGCCCTGCCCTACATGACCGAGGACCTCGGCCTGACCCCGGTGACCGAGGGCATGGTCACCAGCTCGCTGCTGCTCGGTGCCGCGCTGGGCGCGGTGACCGGCGGCCGGCTGTCGGACGCGCGCGGCAGGCGGCGCGCCATCCTGCTGCTGGCCGTGCTGTTCTTCGTCGGCGCTCTGGGCTGCACGCTCGCCCCGACGACCGCCGTGATGATCGTGGCGCGGTTCGTGCTGGGTCTCGCGGTAGGCGGCGCCTCGGTGACCGTGCCGGTGTACCTCGCGGAGGTGTCACCCGCCGAGCGGCGCGGTGCGCTCGTCACCCGCAACGAGCTGATGATCGTCAGCGGTCAGCTGCTGGCCTTCACGTCCAACGCGATCATCGCGCGGGTCGGCGGCGAGTCCGGCGGTGTGTGGCGGTGGATGCTGGTCATCGCGACACTGCCGGCCGTGGTGCTGTGGTTCGGCATGCTGGTGATGCCCGAGAGCCCGCGCTGGCTGGCCTCGCAGAGCCGTTTCGGCGAGGCCCTCGACGTCCTCAGGCAGGTGCGCTCGCGCGCCCGGGCCGAGGCCGAGCTGAAGGAGGTCTCCGCGCTCGCCGTGAAGGACGAGCAGGCGAAGCTCGGCGGCTGGCAGGACATCAGGAGCACGCCCTGGGTGCGCAAGCTGATGTTCGTCGGGTTCGGCATCGCGATCGTGCAGCAGATCACCGGCGTCAACACGATCATGTACTACGGCACGCAGATCCTCACCGACGCCGGTTTCGCCGCCGACAGCGCGCTCACGGCGAACATCGCCAACGGTGTGATCTCGGTACTGGCCACCTTCGTCGGCATCTGGCTCCTGGGCCGGGTCCCGCGCCGCCCGATGCTGATGACGGGTCAGGCCGGGACGACCGCCGCCCTGTTGCTCATCGGTGTCTTCTCGCTGGTGCTGCCCTCCGGTGACCCGCGGGCGTTCGCGGTGCTCGCGATGACGGTCACCTTCCTCGCCTTCCAGCAAGGCGCGATCTCTCCGGTGACCTGGCTGATGCTGTCGGAGATCTTCCCGATGCGGATGCGCGGCTTCGGCATGGGCGCGGCGGCGGTGGTGCTGTGGCTGACCAACTTCGTCATCGGGCTGGTCTTCCCGTCCCTGGTCTCCGGGATCGGGATCTCCAACACCTTCTTCCTGTTCGTGGTGGCGGGCGTGCTGTCCCTCACCTTCGTGAAGCGGCACGTCCCCGAGACCAAGGGCCGCACGCTCGAAACCCTCGAAGCGGAGCTCCGGGCGCGCTTTTCCTGA
- a CDS encoding LacI family DNA-binding transcriptional regulator, translated as MADVAEKAGVSRALVSIVFRNQAGAGQETRERVLRVADEIGYRPDSAARLLARGRSRTLGVMFTVQQTFHTDLITGIYPEAERLGYDVLLSGATHGRSEAKAVEALLSHRCEAVILLGPDAEPAFLDELGQRTVAVSVSRRVPRARVDFVHSAEGKGVRQAMDHLVELGHRRIVHIDGGRGPGSAERRRAYRAAMRRHGLEAEARVIPGHHTEESGIETGRLLLAERDGGRPLPTAVLAGNDRCAMGLLMALTRAGVDVPRDLSVVGYDDSHLSHLMPIGLTTVRQDALLMAEHAVRFAVERLEEREREPREAVLDPKLVVRGTSGPAPEDPGPA; from the coding sequence ATGGCGGACGTCGCCGAGAAGGCGGGCGTCTCGCGCGCGCTGGTCTCGATCGTCTTCCGCAACCAGGCCGGAGCCGGCCAGGAGACCCGGGAGCGGGTGCTGCGCGTGGCCGACGAGATCGGCTACCGGCCCGACAGCGCGGCCCGGCTGCTGGCCCGTGGCCGCAGCCGCACGCTCGGCGTCATGTTCACCGTGCAGCAGACCTTCCACACCGACCTCATCACGGGCATCTACCCCGAGGCCGAACGCCTCGGCTACGACGTGCTGCTCTCCGGGGCGACCCACGGCCGCAGCGAGGCCAAGGCGGTCGAGGCGCTGCTCAGTCACCGCTGCGAGGCGGTGATCCTGCTCGGCCCGGACGCCGAGCCCGCCTTCCTGGACGAACTCGGGCAGCGCACGGTCGCCGTCTCGGTCAGCCGCCGGGTGCCCCGGGCCCGGGTCGACTTCGTGCACTCGGCCGAGGGCAAGGGCGTCCGGCAGGCCATGGACCACCTGGTGGAGCTGGGGCACCGCCGGATCGTGCACATCGACGGCGGGCGCGGCCCCGGATCGGCGGAGCGCCGGCGTGCCTACCGGGCCGCGATGCGCCGCCACGGTCTGGAGGCCGAGGCGCGGGTGATCCCCGGTCACCACACCGAGGAGTCCGGCATCGAGACCGGCCGTCTGCTCCTGGCCGAGCGGGACGGCGGACGGCCGTTGCCGACGGCGGTCCTCGCCGGCAACGACCGCTGCGCGATGGGTCTGCTGATGGCGCTGACCCGGGCGGGCGTGGATGTCCCGCGCGATCTGTCCGTCGTCGGCTACGACGACAGCCACCTCTCCCACCTGATGCCGATCGGCCTGACGACCGTCCGCCAGGACGCCCTCCTGATGGCCGAGCACGCCGTCCGTTTCGCCGTGGAGCGGCTGGAGGAGCGGGAACGGGAGCCGCGGGAGGCGGTGCTGGACCCCAAGCTGGTGGTGCGGGGGACGAGCGGGCCGGCCCCGGAGGACCCGGGTCCGGCCTGA
- the helR gene encoding RNA polymerase recycling motor ATPase HelR: MTPATTSAFDLPARLAHKAAPASIAGDEQHFAAVADCLARNIAELSDRLEAERRAPGGKGRQAMDRDAEIHRLTARLRALRRFGLDLCLGHMVAADGSGPVYVGRLGLTDSEGRRLLVDWRSPAAEPFFGATHANPMGLASRRRYRWTDGRIVDYWDEVFTADGFDGHAALDDQSAFIASLGTDRSPRMRDVLGTIQADQDAIIRAGSRGALVVDGGPGTGKTVVALHRSAYLLYSDPRLGQHRRGGVLFVGPHRPYLSYVSDVLPSLGEEGVQTCILRDLVDEGATAGEETDPEAARLKSSADMVRAIEMAVRFYEEPPAEAMTVTTHWSDIRLSAGDWALAFEAAEPGTPHNEARDQVWDELLTILVDKHDGDAPEELLRKALARDRDLLTAFNRAWPLLEATDLVGDLWSVPAYLRMCAPWLSRDEVRTLQREEAQAWTVSDLPLLDAARQRLGDPEASRRRRRQEAAVAAQQDRMADVIDDLLEAHTYDDGEGVLVMLHGQDMRNSLVDESALPTADPDRLAGPFVHIVVDEAQELTDAEWQMLLLRCPSRSFTVVGDRAQARHGFTESWRERLERIGLDRVEMASLSINYRTPAEIMAEAEPVIRAALPDANVPTSIRGSGVPVRHGSAAELTPVLDTWLAGHADGIACVIGDPAFRPASPRVRSLTPELSKGLEFDLVVLVDPENFGDGVAGAVDHYVAMTRATQELVILTSS; encoded by the coding sequence GTGACCCCTGCGACCACGAGCGCGTTCGATCTTCCCGCCCGCCTCGCGCACAAGGCCGCCCCGGCGTCGATCGCCGGGGACGAACAGCACTTCGCCGCCGTCGCCGACTGTCTCGCACGGAACATCGCCGAACTCTCCGACCGCCTCGAGGCCGAGCGCAGGGCACCCGGCGGCAAGGGCAGGCAGGCGATGGACCGGGACGCCGAGATCCACCGGCTCACCGCACGGCTGCGCGCCCTGCGCCGCTTCGGACTGGACCTGTGCCTCGGGCACATGGTCGCCGCCGACGGCTCCGGGCCCGTGTACGTCGGACGGCTCGGCCTGACGGACAGCGAGGGGCGCCGGCTGCTGGTCGACTGGCGTTCCCCCGCCGCCGAGCCGTTCTTCGGCGCCACCCACGCCAACCCGATGGGCCTGGCGAGCCGCCGCAGGTACCGCTGGACCGACGGCCGGATCGTCGACTACTGGGACGAGGTGTTCACCGCCGACGGATTCGACGGGCACGCCGCGCTCGACGACCAGTCCGCCTTCATCGCCAGCCTCGGCACCGACCGCTCGCCCCGCATGCGGGACGTGCTCGGCACCATCCAGGCGGACCAGGACGCCATCATCCGCGCCGGGTCCCGGGGCGCCCTCGTCGTCGACGGCGGCCCCGGCACCGGCAAGACCGTCGTCGCCCTGCACCGCTCCGCCTACCTCCTCTACTCCGACCCGCGCCTCGGGCAGCACCGCCGCGGCGGCGTGCTCTTCGTCGGCCCGCACCGGCCCTACCTGTCCTACGTCTCCGACGTCCTGCCCAGCCTCGGCGAGGAGGGCGTGCAGACCTGCATCCTGCGGGACCTCGTCGACGAGGGGGCCACGGCAGGGGAGGAGACCGACCCGGAGGCGGCCCGTCTGAAGTCGTCGGCGGACATGGTGCGGGCGATCGAGATGGCGGTCCGCTTCTACGAGGAGCCGCCCGCCGAGGCGATGACGGTCACGACCCACTGGTCCGACATCCGTCTGAGCGCCGGGGACTGGGCCCTGGCGTTCGAGGCGGCGGAACCCGGAACGCCGCACAACGAGGCACGCGACCAGGTCTGGGATGAACTCCTCACGATCCTCGTGGACAAGCACGACGGCGACGCCCCGGAGGAGCTGCTCCGCAAGGCGCTGGCACGGGACCGGGACCTGCTCACGGCCTTCAACCGCGCCTGGCCGCTGCTGGAGGCCACCGACCTGGTCGGGGACCTGTGGTCCGTGCCCGCCTATCTGAGGATGTGCGCGCCTTGGCTCAGCCGCGACGAGGTGCGCACCCTGCAACGCGAGGAGGCCCAGGCCTGGACCGTGTCCGACCTGCCGCTGCTGGACGCCGCACGCCAGCGGCTCGGCGACCCGGAGGCCTCACGCCGCAGGCGCCGGCAGGAGGCCGCCGTGGCCGCACAGCAGGACCGCATGGCCGACGTCATCGACGACCTGCTGGAGGCCCACACCTACGACGACGGCGAGGGCGTGCTGGTCATGCTGCACGGGCAGGACATGCGCAACTCCCTGGTCGACGAGAGCGCCCTGCCCACCGCCGACCCGGACCGGCTCGCCGGGCCGTTCGTGCACATCGTCGTCGACGAGGCGCAGGAACTGACCGACGCGGAATGGCAGATGCTGCTGCTGCGCTGCCCCTCCCGGAGCTTCACCGTCGTCGGGGACCGCGCCCAGGCCCGGCACGGGTTCACGGAGTCGTGGCGGGAACGGCTGGAGCGGATCGGTCTGGACCGGGTCGAGATGGCCTCGCTGAGCATCAACTACCGCACGCCCGCCGAGATCATGGCGGAGGCCGAGCCGGTGATCCGGGCCGCTCTGCCGGACGCCAACGTGCCGACCTCGATCCGCGGCAGCGGGGTCCCCGTCCGCCACGGGTCCGCCGCTGAGCTGACGCCGGTTCTCGACACCTGGCTGGCCGGTCACGCCGACGGGATCGCCTGTGTGATCGGCGATCCCGCGTTCCGGCCTGCCTCGCCCCGTGTCCGGTCGCTGACCCCGGAGCTGTCGAAGGGGCTGGAGTTCGACCTGGTCGTCCTCGTTGACCCGGAGAACTTCGGCGACGGCGTCGCGGGCGCCGTCGACCACTATGTGGCGATGACCCGGGCCACCCAGGAGCTCGTGATCCTCACGAGCTCCTGA
- a CDS encoding TIM barrel protein translates to MATAPPPLRTTAGNLCLGSAPDSWGVWFPEDEQQVPYTRFLDELARAGYEWLELGPYGYLPTDPQRLKAELDARGLKVSGGTAFGALHRPGAWDEMLAHVRRVAALTAAAGAHHLVFIPPMYRDEKTGAFTEPPELTPEQWAGFGRAADWLGRLLREEYDVRLVVHPHADSHIQTQAEIERLLNESDSRYTNLCLDTGHVAYGGGDNLDLIRRFGDRVGYVHIKQMDPEILAQVAAEDLSFGEAVQRGVCVSPPAGIPKPADVLHELARLEAELFVIVEQDLYPCAPEVPLPIAVSTREHLAGCGLSGTRRPNFDR, encoded by the coding sequence ATGGCAACGGCGCCTCCCCCTCTCCGTACCACCGCCGGCAACCTGTGCCTAGGGTCCGCCCCCGACTCCTGGGGCGTCTGGTTCCCCGAGGACGAACAGCAGGTGCCGTACACCCGCTTCCTCGACGAACTGGCCCGGGCCGGCTACGAGTGGCTGGAGCTCGGTCCGTACGGCTACCTGCCCACCGACCCGCAGCGTCTCAAGGCCGAGTTGGACGCCCGGGGGCTCAAGGTCTCCGGCGGTACCGCCTTCGGCGCGCTGCACCGGCCCGGGGCATGGGACGAGATGCTCGCCCACGTCCGGCGGGTCGCTGCGCTGACCGCCGCCGCGGGGGCGCACCACCTGGTCTTCATCCCGCCGATGTACCGGGACGAGAAGACGGGCGCGTTCACCGAGCCGCCCGAGCTGACGCCCGAGCAGTGGGCCGGGTTCGGCCGGGCCGCCGACTGGCTGGGCCGGCTGCTGCGGGAGGAGTACGACGTACGGCTGGTGGTCCATCCGCACGCCGACAGTCACATCCAGACGCAGGCGGAGATCGAACGACTGCTGAACGAGTCCGACAGCCGCTACACCAACCTGTGCCTGGACACCGGGCACGTGGCGTACGGCGGCGGGGACAACCTCGATCTGATCCGCCGGTTCGGTGACCGGGTCGGCTACGTCCACATCAAGCAGATGGACCCGGAGATCCTCGCCCAGGTCGCAGCCGAGGACCTGTCCTTCGGTGAGGCCGTGCAGCGCGGGGTGTGCGTGTCACCGCCCGCCGGGATACCGAAGCCGGCCGACGTGCTCCACGAACTCGCCCGGCTGGAAGCGGAGTTGTTCGTGATCGTCGAGCAGGACCTGTACCCGTGCGCTCCCGAGGTGCCGCTGCCCATCGCGGTCAGCACCCGTGAGCACCTGGCCGGCTGCGGTCTGTCGGGTACCCGGCGCCCGAACTTCGACAGGTAA
- a CDS encoding Gfo/Idh/MocA family protein codes for MTVRVGVIGAGMIGQDHIRRLTEVVTGATVTAVADVDTGRAAEVAARAGATALPSGADLVASPDVDAVLVTSWGPAHAEHVLNAIAAGKPVFCEKPLATTAEDCLRIVEAERAHGRRLVQVGFMRRFDAGYRQMKEVLSTGSLGAPLIVHCAHRNPTVPESYHSAMAAQDTAVHEIDVLRWLLDDEIVSAQVVTPRATSRRFAHLKDPQIMIFETASGVRIDLEVFVNCQYGYDIQCEVVGEDGLVRLPDPAAVGIRTAARHGTVVLQDWKDRFADAFDTEFREWVASVAAGTEPTGPSSWDGYAATVITDAAVRSLEAGGETVTTDMKPRPAFYGDTA; via the coding sequence ATGACCGTACGTGTAGGCGTCATCGGCGCCGGAATGATCGGCCAGGACCACATCCGGCGGCTCACCGAGGTCGTCACCGGTGCCACCGTCACCGCCGTGGCCGACGTGGACACCGGGCGCGCCGCCGAGGTGGCGGCCCGGGCCGGTGCCACCGCGCTGCCTTCCGGCGCGGACCTGGTCGCCTCCCCCGACGTGGACGCCGTCCTCGTCACCTCCTGGGGGCCCGCCCATGCCGAGCACGTCCTGAACGCGATCGCTGCGGGCAAGCCGGTGTTCTGCGAGAAGCCGCTGGCCACGACCGCCGAGGACTGTCTGCGGATCGTGGAGGCAGAGCGGGCGCACGGCCGCCGGCTGGTGCAGGTCGGCTTCATGCGCCGCTTCGACGCCGGCTACCGGCAGATGAAGGAGGTGCTGTCGACGGGTTCGCTCGGGGCTCCGCTGATCGTGCACTGCGCGCACCGCAACCCCACCGTGCCGGAGTCGTACCACTCCGCCATGGCCGCCCAGGACACGGCCGTCCACGAGATCGACGTGCTGCGCTGGCTGCTCGACGACGAGATCGTCTCCGCCCAGGTGGTCACCCCGCGCGCCACGAGCAGGCGGTTCGCGCATCTGAAGGACCCCCAGATCATGATCTTCGAGACGGCCTCGGGCGTCCGGATCGACCTGGAGGTCTTCGTCAACTGCCAGTACGGCTACGACATCCAGTGCGAGGTCGTCGGCGAGGACGGCCTGGTCCGGCTGCCCGACCCGGCCGCGGTCGGGATCCGCACGGCCGCCCGGCACGGCACGGTTGTTCTGCAGGACTGGAAGGACCGGTTCGCGGACGCCTTCGACACCGAGTTCCGCGAGTGGGTCGCCTCCGTTGCCGCCGGCACCGAGCCCACCGGGCCGTCCTCCTGGGACGGTTACGCCGCCACCGTCATCACCGACGCCGCCGTCCGGTCCCTGGAGGCCGGCGGCGAGACCGTCACCACCGACATGAAGCCCCGCCCCGCGTTCTACGGAGACACCGCGTGA
- a CDS encoding aldo/keto reductase yields the protein MSSTFRIGGDLDVRRLGFGAMHLPTEPGPGRENALAVARRAVELGVTLIDTAHLYGGGANEELLAEALHPYPEGLLITTKVGVARTGPGGDWKLDGRPEILRDQVRQALRRLRTERIELLQLHRIDPDTPLADQLGTLRELHTEGLVGRIGLSEVTVEELERAREIVDVVSVQNRYNLLDREHEPVLAACAAAGIAFLPWRPVAWGKTGAEGEIAAVAAELGATPTQVSLAWLLGRAPVVLPIPGTARIGHLEENLAAAGLELTSAQRTRLDRLAGAARAATG from the coding sequence ATGTCATCGACATTCCGCATCGGCGGGGATCTGGACGTACGCCGGCTCGGCTTCGGAGCCATGCATCTGCCCACCGAGCCCGGCCCCGGCCGGGAGAACGCCCTCGCGGTGGCCCGGCGCGCCGTGGAGCTGGGCGTGACACTGATCGACACGGCGCACCTGTACGGCGGCGGAGCCAATGAGGAGCTCCTCGCCGAGGCCCTGCACCCCTACCCGGAGGGCCTGCTGATCACCACCAAGGTCGGTGTCGCGCGCACCGGCCCCGGCGGCGACTGGAAGCTCGACGGACGGCCGGAGATCCTGCGCGACCAGGTCCGGCAGGCCCTGCGCCGGCTGCGGACCGAGCGGATCGAACTGCTCCAGCTGCACCGCATCGACCCCGACACGCCGCTCGCCGACCAGCTCGGCACGCTGCGCGAGCTCCATACCGAGGGCCTGGTCGGGCGGATCGGGCTGTCGGAGGTCACTGTCGAGGAGCTGGAGCGGGCCAGGGAGATCGTCGACGTCGTGAGCGTGCAGAACCGCTACAACCTGCTCGACCGGGAGCACGAACCGGTGCTCGCCGCCTGCGCGGCGGCCGGAATCGCCTTCCTGCCGTGGCGGCCCGTGGCCTGGGGGAAGACGGGGGCCGAGGGCGAGATCGCCGCCGTGGCGGCCGAGCTCGGGGCCACACCCACGCAGGTCTCGCTCGCCTGGCTCCTCGGCCGTGCACCGGTCGTCCTGCCCATCCCGGGCACGGCCCGGATCGGGCACCTGGAGGAGAACCTCGCAGCGGCCGGCCTGGAGCTGACGTCAGCCCAGCGGACCCGCCTCGACCGGCTCGCCGGGGCCGCACGGGCCGCGACAGGCTGA
- a CDS encoding cutinase family protein has product MRIRMCLAALSLAGGAGLTTLAAPPAMAAACSDVEVVAARGTFEPGTLGFIVGDPVYSALQKKAVGKSISSYKVNYPADLSPTSAAQGNLDLVNHVKSQAAACPGQKFVLVGYSQGANVVDNSIGISSAGAVVGSPIVATVPAALEPKVAAVLLFGNPIRALGKSVSGTYQSRTLDLCAQGDPVCENGGGDVGAHLSYRDDAEEAATFAAGRL; this is encoded by the coding sequence ATGCGTATCCGTATGTGTCTCGCGGCGCTCTCGCTGGCCGGCGGGGCCGGACTCACCACCCTCGCGGCTCCCCCGGCCATGGCCGCGGCCTGCTCGGACGTCGAGGTCGTCGCGGCCCGCGGCACCTTCGAGCCGGGCACGCTCGGCTTCATCGTCGGCGACCCGGTGTATTCGGCGCTGCAGAAGAAGGCGGTGGGCAAAAGCATTTCCAGCTACAAGGTGAACTACCCCGCCGACCTCTCCCCCACGTCCGCGGCACAGGGAAATCTGGATCTGGTGAACCATGTGAAGAGCCAGGCCGCCGCCTGTCCCGGGCAGAAGTTCGTTCTCGTCGGCTATTCGCAGGGCGCGAACGTCGTCGACAATTCGATCGGCATCAGCAGTGCCGGTGCGGTGGTCGGCAGTCCCATCGTGGCCACGGTGCCGGCGGCGCTGGAGCCGAAGGTCGCCGCCGTGCTGCTGTTCGGCAACCCGATCCGGGCGCTCGGCAAGAGCGTCTCCGGCACGTACCAGAGCCGCACGCTCGACCTCTGCGCGCAGGGCGACCCCGTCTGCGAGAACGGCGGCGGTGACGTCGGGGCGCACCTGAGCTACCGGGACGACGCCGAGGAGGCGGCCACGTTCGCCGCCGGCAGGCTCTGA
- a CDS encoding VOC family protein, which translates to MASRLNPYLNFNGDARQAMEFYKEVFGGTLALNSYGEFGQPDAPNADKIMHGMLETAGGFTLMGADNPPGMESEQGGSYSVSLSGDDEAELRGYWEKLSEGGSVSVPLEQQMWGDVFGMCTDRFGVPWMVNISTAT; encoded by the coding sequence ATGGCTTCGCGCCTCAACCCGTACCTCAACTTCAACGGCGACGCCCGGCAGGCGATGGAGTTCTACAAGGAGGTCTTCGGCGGCACCCTCGCCCTCAACAGCTACGGAGAGTTCGGGCAGCCGGACGCCCCGAACGCCGACAAGATCATGCACGGCATGCTGGAGACCGCCGGCGGCTTCACCCTGATGGGCGCCGACAACCCGCCGGGCATGGAGTCCGAGCAGGGCGGCTCCTACTCCGTGAGCCTCAGCGGCGACGACGAGGCCGAGCTGCGCGGCTACTGGGAGAAGCTGTCCGAGGGCGGCTCGGTGTCGGTGCCGCTGGAGCAGCAGATGTGGGGCGACGTGTTCGGCATGTGCACGGACCGCTTCGGCGTCCCGTGGATGGTCAACATCAGCACGGCAACCTGA
- a CDS encoding sugar phosphate isomerase/epimerase family protein, with protein sequence MKIALDPYMFRSLPIDEMVRTVAELGYEYIELSPRSDFMPFFLHPRADDARVQELKQSLRTHGVRLSSVLPLYKWSSTDETERQAAVRYWKRMIEITADLECPLMNSEFNGRPERAAESEAAFWRSLEELLPLFEREGIALNLEAHPDDFCEENTPAVDLVRAIDKPWVNYLYCAPHTFHLSGASETGADIARMMRYAGDKLRHVHIADSFNHKGSSGLRYILNPPGTPARIHQHLDIGQGEVDWDVFFATLRELGFDGVATACVFAWEERARESSAFMLDRIRKELAA encoded by the coding sequence GTGAAGATCGCCCTCGACCCGTACATGTTCCGCTCCCTGCCGATCGACGAGATGGTGCGCACGGTCGCCGAACTCGGCTACGAGTACATCGAGTTGTCGCCGCGCTCCGACTTCATGCCGTTCTTCCTGCACCCGCGCGCGGACGACGCGCGGGTGCAGGAGCTGAAGCAGTCGCTGCGGACGCACGGCGTGCGCTTGTCCTCGGTGCTGCCGCTGTACAAGTGGTCCTCGACGGACGAGACCGAGCGGCAGGCGGCCGTCCGCTACTGGAAGCGGATGATCGAGATCACCGCGGACCTCGAATGCCCGCTGATGAACTCGGAGTTCAACGGCCGCCCGGAGCGCGCCGCCGAGAGCGAGGCCGCGTTCTGGCGCTCACTGGAGGAGTTGCTGCCGCTGTTCGAGCGCGAAGGCATCGCTCTGAACCTGGAGGCCCACCCGGATGACTTCTGCGAGGAGAACACCCCGGCCGTCGATCTCGTCCGCGCGATCGACAAGCCGTGGGTGAACTACCTGTACTGCGCCCCGCACACCTTCCACCTCTCGGGCGCCTCCGAGACCGGCGCGGACATCGCGCGGATGATGCGCTACGCCGGTGACAAGCTCCGGCACGTGCACATCGCGGACTCCTTCAACCACAAGGGGTCCAGCGGCCTGCGCTACATCCTCAACCCGCCGGGCACCCCGGCCCGGATCCACCAGCACCTGGACATCGGCCAGGGCGAGGTCGACTGGGACGTCTTCTTCGCCACCCTGCGCGAACTGGGCTTCGACGGGGTCGCGACGGCCTGTGTGTTCGCCTGGGAGGAGCGGGCCCGGGAGTCGTCGGCGTTCATGCTGGACCGCATCCGCAAGGAGCTGGCCGCCTAG
- a CDS encoding sugar ABC transporter substrate-binding protein yields MRRHHRAATLTTAAVVGALLAAGCSSGSGGKKSEAGNTDAAAGKATTPRMTVALVTHAAPGDTFWDLIRKGAQAAAAKDNIKLVYSSDPVAGNQANLVQNAIDQKVDGIALTAAKPDAMKGVVAKAKAAGIPVVGFNSGLDDWKELGMIEYFGQDENIAGQAFGERLNQAGAKHAVCVIQEQGQVALEARCAGLKKGFKGTTENLYVNGTDMPSVKSTLTAKLQKDSSIDQVVTLGAPIALTAVRSVKDAGSEAKVATFDLNKDLVGAIQGGSIEFAVDQQPYLQGYLAVDALWLYKTNGNVSGGGTAPVLTGPAFVTKDNVDSVAEFAKKGTR; encoded by the coding sequence ATGCGCAGACACCACAGAGCCGCCACCCTGACCACCGCCGCCGTCGTCGGCGCCCTGCTCGCCGCGGGCTGCTCCAGCGGCTCCGGCGGGAAGAAGTCCGAGGCAGGCAACACCGACGCCGCCGCAGGCAAGGCCACCACCCCGCGGATGACCGTCGCCCTGGTCACCCACGCAGCGCCGGGCGACACGTTCTGGGACCTGATCCGCAAGGGCGCCCAGGCCGCAGCGGCGAAGGACAACATCAAGCTCGTCTACTCCAGTGACCCGGTCGCCGGGAACCAGGCCAACCTCGTGCAGAACGCCATCGACCAGAAGGTCGACGGCATCGCCCTCACCGCCGCCAAGCCCGACGCGATGAAGGGCGTGGTGGCGAAGGCCAAGGCGGCCGGCATCCCCGTCGTCGGCTTCAACTCCGGCCTGGACGACTGGAAGGAACTCGGCATGATCGAGTACTTCGGCCAGGACGAGAACATCGCGGGGCAGGCGTTCGGCGAGCGCCTCAACCAGGCGGGCGCCAAGCACGCCGTCTGCGTCATCCAGGAGCAGGGCCAGGTCGCGCTGGAGGCCCGCTGCGCCGGACTGAAGAAGGGCTTCAAGGGCACGACGGAGAACCTGTACGTCAACGGCACGGACATGCCGTCGGTGAAGTCGACGCTGACCGCCAAACTCCAGAAGGACTCCTCCATCGACCAGGTCGTCACGCTCGGCGCCCCGATCGCCCTCACCGCCGTGCGGTCGGTGAAGGACGCGGGCAGCGAGGCGAAGGTCGCCACGTTCGACCTCAACAAGGACCTCGTCGGGGCCATTCAGGGCGGCAGCATCGAGTTCGCCGTCGACCAGCAGCCCTACCTCCAGGGCTACCTGGCGGTGGACGCGCTGTGGCTGTACAAGACCAACGGCAACGTCAGCGGCGGCGGCACCGCTCCCGTCCTCACCGGACCGGCGTTCGTCACGAAGGACAACGTCGACAGCGTCGCCGAGTTCGCGAAGAAGGGCACGCGCTGA